One segment of Novipirellula aureliae DNA contains the following:
- a CDS encoding ABC transporter ATP-binding protein, protein MQKRDPQRQSVVDVRNLTKAYHARSLRGRTVVEALRGVSLHADRGEVFGLLGPNGAGKTTLIKILLGVVRSTTGSASLFGQPAGSSAARMRVGYLPESLRVDRHHSARTALRYYGRMSRMSRADILRRSDELLELVGLRDRDRESVRQFSKGMYQRLGLAQALMHDPDLLVLDEPTDGLDPVGRNEVRMVIDRLRESGKTIFLNSHILQEVELICSRVAIMAKGKICAVGRIDELTQSDRIEEVQFQVALPMVSIDILRAKLGELFPAAVVAEPSQPENGGGEIIAIEFHLPLSSQSEVDSAVDRIRSAGLSLRRLVVRRQTLEETFMKAVRLGESSNAETPSHAAQEVLP, encoded by the coding sequence ATGCAAAAACGAGACCCACAACGACAAAGTGTGGTCGACGTACGGAATTTAACGAAAGCCTACCACGCCCGGTCGCTGCGAGGCCGTACGGTCGTCGAAGCGCTACGGGGCGTTTCGCTACATGCTGATCGGGGCGAGGTTTTTGGACTTCTCGGTCCAAATGGTGCTGGAAAAACGACGCTGATCAAAATTCTGTTAGGCGTCGTTCGAAGCACGACTGGCTCTGCCTCGCTATTTGGACAACCTGCAGGGAGTTCCGCTGCTCGAATGCGTGTGGGCTACCTACCTGAATCTCTGCGCGTCGACCGACACCATTCCGCCCGAACCGCTCTTCGCTACTATGGCCGCATGAGCCGCATGTCGAGAGCCGACATTCTTCGCCGCAGTGATGAGTTACTCGAATTGGTCGGGCTTCGTGACCGTGATCGCGAATCGGTTCGCCAATTCAGTAAAGGAATGTATCAGCGTTTGGGTTTGGCCCAGGCTCTCATGCACGATCCCGACCTGTTGGTGCTTGACGAGCCGACCGATGGACTCGATCCCGTTGGCCGCAATGAAGTGCGGATGGTCATCGATCGACTGCGTGAATCGGGTAAAACGATTTTTCTCAACAGCCATATCCTGCAGGAAGTGGAATTGATCTGTTCTCGAGTGGCGATCATGGCCAAGGGCAAAATCTGTGCGGTTGGCCGGATTGATGAACTGACTCAATCGGATCGTATTGAAGAGGTCCAATTTCAAGTCGCGTTGCCAATGGTTTCTATCGATATTCTGCGGGCCAAACTTGGCGAGCTATTCCCCGCCGCGGTGGTGGCGGAACCATCCCAACCGGAGAATGGCGGCGGTGAAATCATCGCGATCGAATTCCACTTGCCGCTCTCTTCACAATCAGAGGTCGATTCGGCAGTCGATCGAATTCGCAGCGCGGGCTTATCGCTACGGCGGCTAGTCGTCCGTCGTCAAACATTGGAAGAAACCTTCATGAAAGCCGTCCGCTTGGGCGAGTCATCCAATGCCGAAACACCTTCCCATGCTGCCCAAGAGGTGCTTCCGTGA